A portion of the Actomonas aquatica genome contains these proteins:
- a CDS encoding glycoside hydrolase family 88 protein has translation MQRSVSLLSLLALLVSPLLAQVTQFGGATPLEWSQRLAESERARYGERLYFEGAPRARWDYTSGLLSLFMLDLAETIGDDDLRDYAAGIVGSFVAPDGTIRTYKMSDYNIDMVTPGKVTLRLYERTGDERFKIASDTVREQLRQHPRTSEGGFWHKQRYPHQMWLDGLYMAAPFYAAYGKMFDEPAAYDDVAKQLIMIDRHTYVPEVGLHRHGWDEARAQSWADPETGLSPNFWGRAEGWYAMALVDSLDFIPGIHHDVESIVEILRRVAAGLERHQDPDTGVWWQVLDQPHREGNYLEATASSQFVYALAKAVNKGYLPRDRYEPVIRKAYAGIIKEFVRVNDEGLTDLTRCCAVAGLGYTNSAGRARDGSFDYYISEPIINNDPKGTGPFIGAGMQVQQLLTTPASATPLRVTGWADYERVLARISAPTFPDRDFPITDFGAQEGATVKATQAIADAIAAAHAAGGGRVVVPPGEWLTGAVHLKSNVNLHISAGAVLKFSTDPADYPLVYTRWEGMECMNYSPFIYAWEQQNIAVTGEGTLDGQADWDNWWGWNNKSVKSAERLQVPDRNKLFAMAEAGVPVEERVFGPGTHLRPNFIQPYRCENILIEGVTILRSPMWEVHPVLSRNITVRGLTITTHGPNNDGCNPESSQDVLIEDCLFDTGDDCIAIKSGRNNDGRRIDVPSQNIIVRNSIMKDGHGGVVLGSECSGHIRNVFVENCEMDSPNLDRALRFKNNAVRGGILENVFMRNVTIGTVAEAVLTIDLLYEEGANGDHMPIVRNVEIDNVTSTASPRVMFVQGFEGAVIENIRIKNSTFSGVTSTEVLSHAGKVTFENVTITPEGGAKGRNSVPPPTTRHGVGH, from the coding sequence ATGCAGCGCTCTGTTTCGCTCCTATCTCTCCTCGCTCTTTTGGTCAGCCCCCTGCTCGCGCAGGTGACGCAATTTGGTGGTGCCACTCCGCTCGAGTGGTCGCAACGCCTGGCCGAATCCGAACGCGCCCGTTACGGCGAGCGGCTCTACTTCGAGGGCGCGCCGCGGGCACGTTGGGATTACACCTCCGGGTTGCTGTCGCTCTTCATGCTCGATCTCGCCGAGACCATCGGTGACGACGATCTGCGCGACTACGCCGCCGGCATCGTGGGCAGTTTCGTGGCGCCCGACGGCACGATCCGCACCTACAAGATGTCGGACTACAACATCGACATGGTCACGCCCGGCAAGGTGACCCTGCGCCTCTACGAACGCACCGGCGACGAACGCTTCAAGATCGCTTCCGACACCGTGCGCGAGCAGCTCCGCCAGCATCCGCGCACCAGCGAGGGCGGCTTCTGGCACAAACAGCGTTATCCGCACCAGATGTGGCTCGACGGCCTCTACATGGCCGCGCCGTTTTACGCCGCGTATGGCAAGATGTTCGACGAGCCGGCCGCCTACGACGACGTCGCCAAACAGCTCATCATGATCGACCGGCACACCTACGTGCCCGAGGTCGGTCTGCATCGTCACGGTTGGGACGAAGCCCGCGCCCAGTCCTGGGCCGATCCCGAAACCGGCCTGTCGCCCAACTTCTGGGGGCGCGCCGAGGGATGGTATGCCATGGCGCTGGTTGACTCCCTCGATTTTATTCCGGGCATCCACCATGACGTGGAGTCCATCGTCGAAATCCTGCGACGCGTCGCCGCTGGCCTCGAGCGTCACCAGGATCCGGATACGGGCGTGTGGTGGCAGGTGCTCGATCAGCCGCACCGCGAGGGCAACTACCTCGAAGCCACCGCTTCCTCGCAGTTTGTCTACGCCCTGGCCAAGGCCGTCAACAAGGGCTACCTGCCGCGCGACCGCTATGAGCCGGTCATCCGCAAAGCCTACGCCGGTATCATCAAAGAGTTTGTCCGCGTGAATGACGAGGGCCTCACCGATCTCACCCGCTGCTGCGCGGTGGCCGGTCTGGGTTACACCAACAGCGCCGGGCGCGCCCGCGATGGTTCCTTCGACTACTACATCAGCGAGCCGATCATCAACAACGACCCCAAGGGCACCGGCCCGTTCATCGGCGCCGGCATGCAGGTGCAGCAACTGCTCACCACGCCCGCCTCCGCCACGCCGTTGCGCGTCACCGGTTGGGCCGACTACGAGCGGGTGCTCGCGCGCATCTCGGCGCCGACGTTCCCGGATCGCGATTTCCCCATCACCGATTTCGGCGCGCAGGAAGGTGCCACCGTCAAAGCGACCCAGGCCATCGCCGATGCCATTGCCGCCGCGCACGCCGCCGGGGGCGGGCGGGTGGTGGTGCCGCCGGGCGAATGGCTCACCGGCGCGGTCCACCTCAAGAGCAACGTCAACCTGCACATCAGCGCCGGTGCCGTGCTCAAGTTCTCCACCGATCCCGCCGACTACCCGCTGGTTTACACCCGTTGGGAAGGCATGGAGTGCATGAACTACTCGCCGTTCATCTACGCCTGGGAGCAGCAGAACATTGCCGTGACGGGCGAGGGCACCCTCGATGGTCAAGCCGACTGGGACAATTGGTGGGGCTGGAACAATAAGAGCGTGAAGAGCGCCGAGCGCCTGCAGGTGCCCGATCGCAACAAACTCTTCGCCATGGCCGAAGCCGGAGTGCCGGTGGAGGAGCGCGTTTTTGGTCCGGGCACCCACCTGCGGCCCAACTTCATCCAGCCTTACCGCTGCGAAAACATCCTCATCGAGGGCGTTACCATCCTGCGTTCGCCCATGTGGGAAGTGCACCCGGTGCTCTCGCGCAACATCACCGTGCGCGGCCTCACCATCACGACGCACGGGCCCAACAACGACGGTTGTAATCCCGAGTCGTCCCAGGACGTGCTCATCGAGGACTGCCTCTTCGACACCGGTGATGACTGCATCGCGATCAAGTCCGGCCGTAACAACGACGGCCGCCGCATCGATGTGCCGTCGCAGAACATCATCGTGCGCAATTCCATCATGAAGGACGGCCACGGCGGCGTTGTGCTCGGCAGCGAATGCTCGGGTCACATCCGCAACGTGTTTGTCGAAAACTGCGAGATGGACAGCCCCAATCTCGACCGCGCCCTGCGCTTCAAAAACAACGCCGTGCGCGGCGGCATTCTGGAGAACGTGTTCATGCGCAATGTCACAATCGGCACCGTCGCCGAGGCCGTGCTCACGATCGACCTGCTCTACGAGGAGGGCGCCAACGGCGACCACATGCCCATCGTGCGCAACGTCGAGATCGACAACGTCACCAGCACGGCCAGCCCGCGCGTGATGTTTGTGCAAGGCTTCGAGGGGGCGGTCATCGAAAACATCCGCATCAAGAACAGCACCTTCTCCGGTGTCACCTCCACGGAAGTGCTCTCGCACGCCGGCAAAGTCACCTTCGAGAACGTCACGATCACGCCGGAAGGCGGCGCTAAAGGGCGCAACTCCGTGCCGCCGCCGACCACCCGCCACGGGGTGGGGCACTGA
- a CDS encoding TRAP transporter substrate-binding protein produces the protein MRKETSFLAVGLVLGALVTATCFVFIQRSAKTDGGAARVLKLGHALDQSHPVHAGMEFMAQRLAEISGGQMEIQIFPNGQLGSEPETVEQLQRGALAMVKTSAAAMEGFVPEMAVFGLPYLFRDDEHYWTVLNGPIGKELLEAGAPVGIHGLCYYDSGSRSFYTIDGPILDPEAVKGQKIRTLQSRMAMDLISTMDGAPTPIPWGELYTALQQRMVDGAENNPPSFLTSRHYEVAKYYSLDEHTRIPDMVIFSQKIWDTLSPQQQAWVEQAAMESVDFQRALWTEKTEEALEQVEAAGVTVYRPDKTPFVEATAPLYEQFKDTPIGRLAARIREVQ, from the coding sequence ATGCGCAAGGAAACCTCCTTTCTCGCTGTCGGCCTCGTGCTCGGTGCCCTCGTCACCGCCACGTGCTTCGTCTTCATCCAGCGCTCCGCCAAGACCGATGGCGGCGCCGCCCGGGTCCTGAAACTGGGCCACGCGCTCGACCAGTCCCATCCGGTGCACGCCGGCATGGAATTTATGGCGCAGCGCCTCGCCGAGATTTCCGGCGGGCAGATGGAGATCCAGATTTTCCCCAACGGCCAGCTCGGCTCGGAACCGGAGACGGTGGAGCAGCTGCAACGCGGCGCCCTCGCCATGGTGAAGACCTCCGCCGCGGCCATGGAGGGCTTTGTGCCGGAGATGGCGGTCTTCGGCCTGCCGTATCTCTTCCGCGACGACGAGCACTACTGGACCGTGCTCAACGGCCCGATCGGCAAGGAACTGCTCGAGGCCGGTGCCCCGGTTGGCATTCACGGCCTGTGTTATTACGATTCCGGCAGCCGGAGCTTCTATACTATCGACGGGCCCATCCTTGATCCAGAGGCAGTGAAAGGACAGAAGATCCGCACCCTGCAGAGCCGCATGGCCATGGACCTCATCTCGACCATGGACGGCGCGCCCACGCCGATTCCGTGGGGCGAACTCTACACCGCTCTGCAGCAACGCATGGTGGACGGTGCGGAGAACAACCCGCCCAGTTTCCTCACCAGCCGCCACTACGAGGTGGCCAAATACTACTCGCTCGATGAGCACACCCGCATCCCCGACATGGTCATCTTCAGCCAGAAGATCTGGGACACCCTCAGCCCGCAGCAGCAGGCCTGGGTGGAACAGGCCGCGATGGAGTCGGTGGATTTCCAGCGCGCGCTCTGGACCGAGAAGACCGAGGAGGCGTTGGAGCAGGTCGAGGCCGCCGGCGTGACGGTTTACCGTCCCGACAAGACGCCCTTTGTCGAGGCGACCGCGCCGTTGTATGAACAATTTAAGGACACGCCCATCGGCCGCCTGGCCGCCCGCATCCGGGAGGTGCAGTGA